In Buchnera aphidicola (Macrosiphum gaurae), the following proteins share a genomic window:
- a CDS encoding phosphoglycerate kinase gives MTIKKITEINITGKRVLIRSDLNVPIENGIIQSDARILAALPTIKLAIKNNAKVIVMSHLGRPKEGCYTKKYSLLPIFQYFKKIFTNTKIHFSDNFLDGIQLNTGEIAILENTRFNEGESQNSDNLSKKYSNLCDVFVMDAFGSSHRIESSTYGIGKFVKIACSGLLLINEINALKKALKKPKRPMVAIIGGSKVSTKFNILDKLGKIADTIIVGGGIANTFLAIDYKIGKSLHEPNFIFEAKKLREKYNIIVPIDSRIGKKFCKYEKSTIKLPNDIKEDEEIMDFGDESIKKIVNILKKSQTIIWNGPVGVFEFPNFRKGTEIIAKTIAHSKAFSIAGGGDTLSVIDMFNIKNNISYISTGGGAFLEFMEGKKLPAIHMLEENFKKQIT, from the coding sequence ATGACTATAAAAAAAATAACTGAAATAAATATAACTGGAAAAAGAGTTTTAATAAGAAGTGATTTAAATGTTCCTATAGAAAACGGTATTATTCAATCTGATGCCAGAATACTAGCGGCTTTACCAACTATTAAATTAGCTATTAAAAACAATGCAAAAGTAATTGTTATGTCTCATTTAGGAAGACCAAAAGAAGGATGTTATACAAAAAAATATTCTTTATTACCAATATTTCAATATTTTAAAAAAATATTTACTAATACTAAAATACATTTTTCTGATAATTTTTTAGATGGCATTCAACTTAATACAGGAGAAATTGCAATTTTAGAAAATACTCGTTTCAATGAAGGAGAATCACAGAATAGTGACAACTTATCTAAAAAATATTCCAATCTTTGTGACGTATTTGTGATGGACGCATTTGGAAGTTCACATAGGATAGAATCATCTACTTACGGGATTGGAAAATTTGTTAAAATAGCATGCTCTGGACTACTTTTAATAAATGAAATAAATGCTTTAAAAAAAGCATTAAAAAAACCAAAACGTCCAATGGTGGCTATAATTGGAGGTTCTAAAGTATCAACTAAATTCAATATATTAGATAAATTAGGGAAAATTGCAGATACGATAATAGTTGGTGGAGGTATAGCAAATACTTTTTTAGCCATTGATTATAAAATAGGAAAATCATTACATGAACCAAATTTTATATTTGAAGCTAAAAAATTACGTGAAAAATACAATATTATTGTACCGATCGATTCTCGTATTGGAAAAAAATTCTGTAAATATGAAAAATCTACAATTAAATTGCCGAATGATATAAAAGAAGACGAAGAAATTATGGATTTTGGCGACGAAAGTATTAAAAAAATTGTTAATATTCTTAAAAAATCTCAAACAATTATTTGGAATGGACCAGTTGGAGTATTTGAATTTCCAAACTTTAGAAAAGGAACTGAAATAATTGCAAAAACCATTGCACATAGTAAAGCATTTTCTATAGCAGGAGGAGGAGATACATTATCTGTTATTGATATGTTTAATATAAAAAACAATATCTCTTATATTTCAACTGGAGGAGGGGCTTTTTTAGAGTTTATGGAAGGGAAAAAATTACCTGCAATACATATGTTAGAAGAAAATTTTAAAAAACAAATCACATAA
- the recB gene encoding exodeoxyribonuclease V subunit beta, which translates to MANSNIKKQIKTITMKIDNIAEKLNVFKILLNGINLIEASAGTGKTFTIVLLYLRLLLGIGETKTYNKKLAVHEILIVTFTNAAKEELYIRIKDGIQNLYLTCVNKKNINPIYKFFLREIKDINEAIYVLKKAQNNINNVAIYTIHGFCQHILELHTFHLNSIFEDKIIDNEHELYLQATQDFWRRTFYNLPKNIINIIYQDYKNPNHLLKKIKPFFHMQSINFSEKNLNNKKLTIFHQKNIQKINFFKEMWLIYYQIIPKEINNLKINKKIYSQFNMTRWINDITIWAKSETKDYTIPIVLKYFSKKNIEKNTINNICSKYIIFKETEKILKKNFSFKNIIMVYAINKIKKILSKEKQKKSLLGFNDLLNILLKTIKKEKTLKNLIRTKYPAAFIDEFQDTDIQQYKIFDLLYKKNKKTVLFLIGDPKQAIYSFRGADIFSYLYAKSKIKKKYYLDINWRASINMCKSINFLFSHHKNPFIFKNIPFTPITPSCKNKKMNFTIHGVPQTSMSFFFQEKEEVYIDDYKVWISQQCANEISFWLTCGKAGNAKITTKNGEKILTANDIAILVRNKKEADLIQKELQKFNILSIYSSDKNSIFQTFDAQELLWILESILEPDNEKLLRKSISTHILKELLSKIKTKSINENKYFIIEKLYEYHNIWKKIGIFHMIKTMILEYQINANPIEININYLKNLNFLHVAELLQEQFQYFHKKISLIRWLQKKILKKTEPAYNECIRYFNESQSVKIITIHKSKGLEYPIVWIPFSIDFKPSLLSVYHNEKNFKTFFDIKQSNENLKLSDKERLAEDIRFLYVALTRSILHCSIGIACLTKKTTKNKNNSNIHKSSLGYTVQHGKPMNYENLFNQLKKFRMNDFIEVKNNSNNFRLPVTNNIYLISSKNILNKNIKNIWNITSFTKLNQENKSLQENIKEITSEKFLIKNKEKNNKSFIIHNFPQGKNTGLMMHEILKNLHFLNEKNYDWFADWLKKYNIPITWTSKLINWINNIINTPLGEKKIILSKINEKLCTKELEFFFPINNILYSEELNQIIQSIDPISIASPKLFFNPVKGVLKGFIDLVFFWKKKYYILDYKSNWLGKNNSFYSDVCIKKEIITKRYDLQYQIYTIALHKYLQKKIKNYNYKNDFGGVLYFFLRAIDQENHGIFYTVPDFSLIEKIITLIS; encoded by the coding sequence ATGGCTAATTCCAATATTAAAAAACAAATTAAAACAATAACAATGAAAATTGATAACATAGCAGAAAAACTTAATGTTTTTAAAATACTCCTTAATGGCATAAACTTAATAGAAGCTTCTGCAGGAACAGGAAAAACTTTTACCATTGTACTATTATATTTACGTTTGTTATTAGGTATAGGAGAAACAAAAACATATAATAAAAAACTTGCAGTACATGAAATACTAATAGTTACTTTTACAAATGCAGCAAAGGAAGAATTATATATACGTATTAAAGATGGTATTCAAAACCTATATTTAACTTGTGTTAATAAGAAAAATATAAATCCTATTTACAAGTTTTTTTTAAGAGAAATAAAAGATATTAATGAAGCTATTTATGTTCTAAAAAAAGCGCAAAATAATATTAATAATGTTGCTATTTATACAATACACGGGTTTTGTCAACATATATTAGAATTGCATACTTTTCATTTAAATTCTATTTTTGAAGACAAAATAATTGATAATGAACATGAGTTATATTTACAAGCTACACAAGATTTTTGGAGACGTACTTTTTATAATTTGCCAAAAAATATTATTAACATTATTTATCAAGATTATAAAAATCCAAATCATCTTTTAAAAAAGATAAAACCATTTTTTCACATGCAATCAATTAATTTTTCTGAAAAAAATTTAAATAATAAAAAATTAACTATATTTCATCAAAAAAACATACAAAAAATAAATTTTTTCAAAGAAATGTGGTTGATTTATTATCAAATAATACCAAAAGAAATTAATAATCTAAAAATAAATAAAAAAATATATAGTCAATTTAATATGACTAGATGGATTAATGATATTACAATATGGGCAAAATCTGAAACTAAAGATTATACCATACCTATTGTTTTAAAATATTTTTCAAAAAAAAATATAGAAAAAAACACAATAAATAACATATGTTCAAAATATATTATTTTTAAAGAAACTGAAAAAATATTAAAAAAAAATTTTTCATTTAAAAATATTATTATGGTATATGCTATAAACAAAATTAAAAAAATTTTATCAAAAGAAAAACAAAAAAAATCATTACTAGGATTTAATGATTTATTGAACATTCTTTTGAAAACTATAAAAAAAGAAAAAACTCTTAAAAATTTGATAAGAACAAAATACCCTGCAGCATTTATTGATGAATTTCAAGATACTGACATTCAGCAATATAAAATATTCGATCTTTTATATAAAAAAAATAAAAAAACTGTATTATTTCTTATTGGAGATCCAAAACAAGCAATATATAGTTTTAGAGGTGCAGATATTTTTTCTTATTTATACGCAAAATCAAAAATAAAAAAAAAATATTATCTTGATATTAATTGGCGTGCTTCAATAAATATGTGTAAAAGTATTAATTTTTTATTTTCTCATCATAAAAATCCATTTATTTTTAAAAATATTCCTTTTACACCCATAACACCTTCTTGTAAAAATAAAAAAATGAACTTTACAATTCATGGAGTTCCTCAAACTTCAATGAGCTTTTTTTTTCAAGAAAAAGAAGAAGTGTATATAGATGATTATAAAGTTTGGATTTCTCAACAGTGTGCAAATGAAATTAGTTTTTGGTTAACTTGCGGGAAAGCAGGAAATGCTAAAATTACTACTAAAAATGGAGAAAAAATCTTAACAGCGAACGATATTGCTATATTGGTCAGAAACAAAAAAGAAGCTGATCTTATTCAAAAAGAGTTGCAAAAATTTAATATTCTTTCAATATACTCATCTGATAAAAATAGCATTTTTCAAACTTTTGATGCCCAAGAATTACTGTGGATATTAGAATCTATTCTAGAACCTGATAATGAAAAGTTATTACGAAAATCAATTTCTACACATATTTTAAAAGAGTTATTATCTAAAATTAAAACAAAATCAATAAATGAAAACAAATATTTTATAATAGAAAAATTATATGAATATCATAATATATGGAAAAAAATAGGAATTTTCCATATGATTAAAACTATGATATTAGAATATCAAATAAATGCTAATCCTATAGAAATAAATATAAATTATTTAAAAAATTTAAATTTTTTACATGTAGCTGAATTATTACAAGAACAATTTCAATATTTCCATAAAAAAATATCCTTAATACGTTGGCTTCAAAAAAAAATATTAAAAAAAACAGAACCTGCATATAATGAATGTATTAGATATTTTAATGAATCTCAATCAGTTAAAATTATTACTATACACAAGTCAAAAGGATTAGAATATCCTATTGTGTGGATACCTTTTAGTATAGATTTCAAACCATCATTATTATCTGTCTATCACAATGAAAAAAATTTCAAAACATTTTTTGACATAAAACAAAGTAATGAAAATTTAAAATTATCAGACAAAGAAAGACTAGCAGAAGATATACGATTTTTATATGTTGCACTTACAAGATCCATTCTTCATTGCAGTATTGGAATAGCTTGTTTAACAAAAAAAACAACAAAAAATAAAAATAACAGCAATATCCATAAAAGTAGTTTAGGATATACTGTACAACATGGCAAACCTATGAATTATGAAAATTTATTTAACCAATTAAAAAAATTCAGAATGAATGATTTTATAGAAGTAAAAAATAATTCAAATAATTTTAGATTGCCTGTAACAAATAATATTTATTTAATATCCTCAAAAAACATTCTAAATAAAAATATAAAAAATATTTGGAATATAACAAGTTTCACTAAATTAAATCAAGAAAATAAATCGTTACAAGAGAATATAAAAGAAATTACCTCAGAAAAATTTTTAATAAAAAATAAAGAAAAAAATAATAAATCATTTATAATACATAATTTTCCGCAAGGAAAGAATACTGGATTAATGATGCATGAAATATTAAAAAATTTACATTTTTTAAATGAAAAAAATTATGATTGGTTTGCAGATTGGTTAAAGAAATATAATATTCCTATTACATGGACTTCAAAGTTAATTAATTGGATAAATAATATCATTAATACACCACTAGGTGAGAAGAAAATTATTTTATCAAAAATAAATGAAAAATTATGTACAAAAGAACTAGAATTTTTTTTTCCTATAAATAATATCTTATATAGTGAAGAATTAAACCAAATTATCCAATCTATTGATCCTATCTCTATAGCTTCTCCAAAATTATTTTTTAATCCGGTTAAAGGTGTATTAAAAGGATTTATCGATTTAGTTTTTTTTTGGAAAAAAAAATATTACATATTAGATTATAAGTCTAATTGGTTGGGTAAAAATAATAGTTTTTATTCTGACGTGTGTATAAAAAAAGAAATAATTACAAAAAGATATGATTTACAATATCAAATATATACTATAGCTTTACATAAGTATTTACAAAAAAAAATAAAAAATTATAATTATAAAAATGATTTTGGAGGTGTTTTGTATTTTTTTTTACGTGCTATTGATCAAGAAAACCATGGCATTTTTTATACTGTTCCAGATTTTTCATTAATAGAAAAAATAATTACTTTAATTTCATAA
- the mscS gene encoding small-conductance mechanosensitive channel MscS, which produces MDELNVVNDINHAGNWLIRNQELLLGYMVNLTSAIIILIAGMFISKIISNGVNQVLITRNIDATIAGFLSALMRYIIITFTLIAALGRIGVQTTSVIAILGAAGMAIGLALQGSLSNFAAGVLLVTLRPLKTGEYVNLGSASGTVLNIHIFYTTLRTLDGKIVVVPNNKIISGNIINYSREPARRNEFIISVSYNSDIDLVIKILRKVIEKEDRVIKDRDIIVGLSELAPSSLNFIVRCWSKNNDLNSVYWDLMANFKKELDKNNINIPYPQLDVHLYKKK; this is translated from the coding sequence ATGGATGAATTAAATGTGGTAAATGATATCAATCATGCAGGAAATTGGTTGATACGTAATCAAGAGTTACTGCTTGGATATATGGTGAATCTAACATCTGCTATTATTATTTTAATTGCCGGAATGTTTATATCTAAAATTATATCAAATGGAGTCAACCAAGTATTAATTACTCGTAATATTGATGCTACTATTGCTGGTTTTCTTTCCGCATTAATGCGATATATTATTATTACTTTTACACTCATTGCTGCATTAGGTAGAATTGGAGTACAAACAACATCAGTAATCGCTATATTAGGAGCAGCTGGTATGGCAATAGGTTTAGCTTTGCAAGGATCTTTATCAAATTTTGCTGCTGGTGTATTATTGGTCACACTTAGACCGTTAAAAACTGGAGAATATGTTAATTTAGGAAGTGCTTCAGGAACTGTACTAAATATTCATATTTTTTATACGACACTTCGTACTTTAGACGGAAAAATTGTGGTCGTTCCTAATAATAAAATTATCTCTGGTAATATTATTAATTATTCGAGAGAACCTGCTCGTCGTAATGAATTTATTATCAGTGTATCTTATAATAGTGATATTGATTTAGTAATAAAAATATTACGTAAAGTAATAGAAAAAGAAGATCGAGTGATTAAAGATAGAGATATTATTGTTGGTCTGAGTGAATTAGCTCCATCTTCTCTGAACTTTATAGTGCGCTGTTGGAGCAAAAATAATGATTTAAATTCAGTATATTGGGATTTAATGGCTAATTTCAAAAAAGAATTAGATAAAAATAATATTAATATTCCTTATCCTCAATTAGATGTACATTTATATAAAAAAAAATAA
- the fbaA gene encoding class II fructose-bisphosphate aldolase has product MNILNVIKPGVMNGDEARIVFELAKKKRFAIPAVNCIGTDSINAVLETAARVKSPVIIQFSHGGASFIAGYKNYFSPSQEEQAIQGSISGAQHVHLMAKYYKIPVILHTDHCPKEMLSWINGLLEVGEKYYHDKKRPLFTSHMLDLSKESLQENISTCKKYLKKMQNINMMLEIELGCTGGEEDGIDNTKIDKKLLYTQPQDVNYAYEELNKISKNFSIAASFGNIHGVYQPGNIDLRPIILKNSQEFVSTKHNLEKNPLNLVFHGGSGSNLKEINESIKYGVVKMNIDTDIQWAAWKGVLNFYKKNKEFLQNQLGNTKDKNQPNKKYYDPRSWIRKSQKSMSIRLEKSFKDLNALNILK; this is encoded by the coding sequence TTGAACATTTTAAATGTTATCAAACCTGGTGTTATGAATGGTGATGAAGCTCGAATAGTATTTGAATTAGCGAAAAAAAAACGATTTGCAATACCAGCTGTGAATTGTATAGGGACTGATTCTATTAATGCTGTTTTAGAAACTGCTGCTAGAGTAAAATCTCCAGTTATCATACAATTTTCTCATGGAGGAGCTTCTTTCATTGCTGGTTATAAAAACTATTTTTCACCATCTCAAGAAGAGCAAGCAATACAAGGGTCTATATCTGGTGCTCAACATGTACATTTAATGGCGAAATATTATAAAATTCCAGTCATACTTCACACTGATCACTGTCCTAAAGAAATGTTGTCATGGATTAATGGACTACTAGAAGTCGGCGAAAAATATTACCATGATAAAAAGAGACCTCTTTTTACTTCTCATATGCTTGATTTGTCAAAAGAAAGTTTACAAGAAAATATTTCCACTTGTAAAAAATATTTAAAAAAAATGCAAAATATTAATATGATGTTAGAAATAGAATTAGGTTGCACAGGAGGAGAAGAAGATGGTATTGATAATACTAAAATAGATAAAAAATTACTTTATACACAGCCTCAAGATGTAAATTATGCTTACGAAGAACTAAATAAAATTAGTAAAAATTTTAGTATTGCTGCTTCATTTGGTAATATACATGGTGTTTATCAACCTGGAAATATTGATCTAAGACCTATTATTTTAAAAAATTCACAAGAATTTGTAAGTACTAAACATAATCTAGAAAAAAATCCATTAAATTTAGTATTTCATGGAGGTTCAGGTTCAAATTTAAAAGAAATTAATGAATCCATTAAATATGGTGTTGTTAAAATGAATATTGATACTGATATACAGTGGGCTGCATGGAAAGGTGTACTAAATTTCTACAAAAAAAATAAAGAATTTTTACAAAATCAATTAGGAAATACAAAAGATAAAAATCAACCTAATAAAAAATACTATGATCCAAGATCATGGATAAGAAAATCACAGAAATCAATGTCTATTAGATTAGAAAAATCATTTAAAGATTTAAATGCTCTCAATATTTTAAAATAA
- the asd gene encoding aspartate-semialdehyde dehydrogenase — MKTVGLVGWRGMVGSVLLKRMQEENDFFKIKPVFFSTSQFGQKSPLLNNISHNMLEDAYDFDVLKEMDIIITCQGGMYTQEVYLKLRRNGWQGYWIDAASNLRMESDSVIILDPVNYDLIQNSINKGIKTFIGGNCTVSLMLMSLGGLFKKKLVEWISMSTYQAASGAGARHMIELLNQMGKLYNVVEKDLSNNSLSILNIEHKVTEISRNFDFPVEKFSVPLAGSLIPWIDIKMNNGQSREEWKSQAETNKILGSANKILIDGVCVRIGSLRCHSQAFVIKLKKDLSLENIEEIIENHNRWVNVIPNNIKDTLLKLTPSSVTNTLNIPIGRLRKLNMGKKYLSAFTVGDQLLWGAAEPLRRMLKILINL; from the coding sequence ATGAAAACTGTAGGTTTAGTTGGTTGGCGTGGAATGGTTGGATCAGTTTTGTTGAAAAGAATGCAAGAAGAAAATGATTTTTTTAAAATTAAACCTGTATTTTTCTCAACATCTCAATTTGGTCAAAAAAGTCCTTTATTAAATAATATATCACATAATATGTTAGAAGATGCTTATGATTTTGATGTATTGAAAGAGATGGATATTATAATTACCTGTCAAGGAGGAATGTATACTCAAGAGGTTTATCTAAAATTACGAAGAAATGGTTGGCAAGGTTATTGGATAGATGCAGCTTCTAATTTACGAATGGAAAGTGATTCTGTAATTATATTAGATCCAGTAAATTACGACCTTATACAAAATTCTATAAACAAGGGAATTAAAACTTTTATAGGAGGTAACTGTACTGTTAGTTTGATGTTAATGTCTTTAGGAGGTTTATTTAAAAAAAAACTAGTCGAGTGGATTTCTATGTCTACTTATCAAGCGGCATCTGGTGCAGGTGCACGTCATATGATAGAGTTGTTAAATCAAATGGGTAAGTTATACAATGTCGTAGAAAAAGATTTATCAAATAATTCTCTTTCAATTTTAAATATTGAACATAAAGTAACTGAAATATCTCGCAACTTTGATTTTCCTGTGGAAAAATTTTCTGTTCCCTTAGCTGGTAGTTTAATACCTTGGATCGATATAAAAATGAACAATGGTCAAAGTCGAGAAGAATGGAAAAGTCAAGCCGAAACCAATAAAATTTTAGGATCTGCAAATAAAATTTTAATTGATGGTGTATGTGTCCGAATTGGTTCACTTCGTTGTCATAGTCAAGCATTTGTTATTAAATTAAAAAAAGATCTTTCTTTGGAAAATATTGAAGAAATTATTGAAAATCATAATCGATGGGTTAATGTTATTCCAAACAACATAAAAGATACATTGTTAAAATTAACTCCATCTTCTGTAACTAATACATTAAATATACCGATAGGTCGTTTAAGAAAATTGAACATGGGGAAAAAATATTTATCTGCTTTTACTGTCGGCGATCAACTTTTATGGGGCGCTGCAGAACCTTTAAGAAGAATGTTAAAAATACTAATTAATTTATAA
- a CDS encoding YhgN family NAAT transporter, whose amino-acid sequence MTEIISTTILLILIMDPLGNLPIFMTILKHLEEKRRRIVVIREMIIALIVMLLFLFVGEKILVILNLKTETVSISGGIILFLIAIKMIFPSEDNNNEVSAYEEPFLVPLAIPLVAGPSLLATLMLLSHQYLHHMLYLVGSLLIAWCFTVIILLLSGLFLKLFGSKGVNALERLMGLILIMLSTQMFLDGIKVWFKN is encoded by the coding sequence ATGACTGAAATAATCTCTACGACCATATTACTAATTCTAATTATGGATCCTTTAGGAAATCTTCCGATATTCATGACAATATTAAAACACCTAGAAGAAAAACGACGAAGAATTGTAGTTATACGTGAAATGATTATAGCATTAATTGTTATGCTATTATTTTTATTTGTTGGAGAAAAAATACTTGTAATTCTAAATTTAAAAACTGAAACTGTTTCAATATCTGGAGGTATTATTTTATTTTTAATTGCTATTAAAATGATTTTTCCTTCTGAAGATAATAATAATGAAGTTTCTGCATATGAAGAACCTTTTTTAGTTCCCTTAGCTATCCCATTAGTTGCAGGACCATCTTTATTAGCAACATTAATGTTGCTATCACATCAATATTTACATCATATGCTTTATTTAGTGGGATCATTACTAATTGCATGGTGCTTCACCGTTATAATATTATTATTATCCGGTCTATTTTTAAAATTATTTGGTTCAAAAGGTGTTAATGCTTTAGAACGTCTTATGGGTTTAATTTTAATTATGCTTTCTACCCAAATGTTTCTTGATGGAATCAAAGTATGGTTTAAAAATTAG
- the recD gene encoding exodeoxyribonuclease V subunit alpha → MIILLRQAVKLKMIRPIDFYFSQFVAQENTIVMLVAACVSYENSKGHIFLPVQYFEKHCFFSSFNHKFKKKILTILEKKTNWSFELFKHISVGNGSIPTPLVLYEEKIYLYKMWKAEKNIFKNFYIKKNKINQKKCSKILNNLFPGKSINFQKIAVALTLINHITFIVGGPGTGKTTTILKIIIALIKSSNKSIKIQLSAPTGKAATRLNTIIKSNIFDLYFSEKEKHSLPSRAKTIHELLGIQKISQNSFFNKNNLLDLDILIIDEISMVDILMMEKILCAVSKNTKLIFIGDYNQLCPIESGSILREIYHHANNGYSLKTILDIQKLTQYELPKKINKNTTFISNSICVLKKNYRFDKNSGIDILSNGICNKKIKIIENLFKNSIKNVFFYEHNSVQKYKKMIKYITLNYKNFWDKVHKKATIKEIIESFQDYQVLCVLYDGLFGVNFLNKKLEEYMYKKNIIKYFYVNEQEWYVGKPIMISNNNKYLDVFNGDIGITNFSENGILQVSFLKENKTINNIPVKILSNYKTAWAITVHKSQGSEFINTALILPNVTSHMLNKDILYTGITRSRKLLSIFSDKKVFLKTILKNSQKIMF, encoded by the coding sequence ATGATTATCTTACTAAGACAAGCAGTAAAATTAAAAATGATACGTCCTATCGATTTCTATTTCTCTCAATTTGTTGCACAAGAAAATACTATTGTAATGTTAGTTGCAGCTTGTGTAAGTTATGAAAATAGCAAAGGTCATATCTTTCTACCTGTTCAATATTTTGAAAAACATTGTTTTTTTTCCAGTTTCAACCACAAATTTAAAAAAAAAATATTAACAATTTTAGAAAAAAAAACAAATTGGTCATTTGAATTATTTAAACATATATCTGTAGGTAATGGTTCTATTCCTACACCTTTAGTCTTATATGAAGAAAAAATATACCTTTATAAAATGTGGAAAGCCGAAAAAAATATTTTTAAAAATTTTTATATAAAAAAAAATAAAATTAATCAAAAAAAATGTTCTAAAATATTAAATAATTTATTTCCTGGTAAAAGTATAAATTTTCAAAAAATAGCTGTAGCACTTACTTTGATAAATCATATAACTTTTATTGTCGGTGGTCCTGGAACTGGAAAAACTACTACTATATTAAAAATAATAATTGCATTAATAAAAAGTTCAAATAAATCAATAAAAATTCAATTGTCTGCTCCAACAGGTAAAGCAGCCACACGTTTAAACACAATTATAAAAAGCAATATCTTTGATCTTTATTTTTCTGAAAAAGAAAAACATTCTCTCCCATCTAGAGCCAAAACCATACATGAATTATTAGGAATTCAAAAAATTTCACAAAATAGTTTTTTCAATAAAAATAACTTATTAGATTTAGATATTTTAATTATTGATGAAATTTCAATGGTAGATATTTTAATGATGGAAAAAATATTATGTGCAGTTTCAAAAAATACTAAATTAATTTTTATAGGTGATTATAATCAATTATGTCCAATAGAATCAGGTTCTATTCTAAGAGAAATTTATCATCATGCTAATAATGGATATAGCTTAAAAACTATTCTTGATATTCAAAAACTTACACAATATGAATTACCAAAAAAAATAAATAAGAATACAACATTTATTAGCAATAGTATATGTGTTTTAAAAAAAAATTACAGATTTGATAAAAATTCAGGGATTGATATTTTATCCAATGGAATTTGTAATAAAAAAATAAAAATTATTGAAAATTTATTTAAAAATTCGATAAAAAACGTTTTTTTTTATGAACACAATTCTGTTCAAAAATATAAAAAAATGATTAAATATATTACTTTAAACTATAAAAATTTTTGGGATAAAGTACATAAAAAAGCAACAATAAAAGAAATAATAGAATCTTTTCAAGATTATCAAGTATTATGTGTATTGTATGATGGTCTATTTGGTGTGAATTTTTTAAACAAAAAATTAGAAGAATATATGTATAAAAAAAACATAATAAAATATTTTTATGTCAATGAACAAGAATGGTATGTAGGAAAACCTATTATGATTAGTAATAATAATAAATACTTAGATGTATTTAATGGAGATATAGGTATTACTAATTTTAGTGAAAACGGTATTTTGCAAGTATCTTTTTTAAAGGAAAATAAAACAATTAATAATATTCCTGTAAAAATTTTAAGTAATTATAAAACTGCTTGGGCTATTACTGTCCATAAATCACAAGGTTCAGAATTTATAAATACAGCTTTAATATTACCAAATGTTACTTCACACATGTTGAATAAAGATATTTTATATACTGGCATAACAAGATCTCGAAAATTATTAAGTATTTTTTCAGATAAAAAAGTTTTTCTGAAAACTATTTTAAAAAATTCTCAAAAAATAATGTTTTAA